The sequence TTGTCTAACGTTAACGTTGATACCGCACCGTGCGAGCGAGCTTCCAACCCCGTAGCTCGACTGAGCTCATTCTCTGCTTTGTTGAGCAGCGCTAGTGCCTGTTCTTGTGCGGCTTTTGCTTGCAATAACGCGACTTGGTACGGTTTCGGGTCGACAACAAACAGTAGATCACCACGCGCGACACGCTGATTATCCTTTACGGCTATGTCGACTATAGTGCCCGTCACACGTGGAGTGATTTGAATAATATCGGCACGAACCTGACCATCGCGCGTCCAAGGGTTTTGTTCATAGTGGGAATAGGAAGCATAGCCAGCAGTGCAGGCCGCTACCGTCAGTATTGCTGTAATCAAATAACGTTTCATAATCTCTAACTCTTAAACAAATGGGATAAATAAGCCAATAAATGCACTAACGAGTACAAATAGGCTCAGTTCAAAAATGGCTGGGATAGCAATCCATCGATTCCCACCGAGTTTCGCTGTCGCAATCACCAAACCATTAGTGATGAGGTAGGCGATAAAAGCGATAAACAATAATGGGGGTAAGTACACCTCCCCCAAGGTAAATTCATGTGGCATAGCCGCTCCGAAAATTAAAAGAAGAATGTCGAGAGCGTTAGCCTTTGTCTCTCGAGAACTTGCGAATGATTTTACCCACCTTTTCTCCCTTCACTAACTGCCTTATGATGGATCAAATCCTACGATTCACTGTTCTCTACACACGTGTTTAGGGAGCGGTAGAACTAACAACCAAAACCATGTGATATACCAAAAAAAACCTCCTGAGTTTGCACTCAGGAGGCTGTCGTCGTTGATTAAAAGGTGGTTTTGTTTCAGCGCCTATATTAATCGGCTAAGCTAAATCATATTAATCGACTAGGTAATAGCTAAGTAAGCCAGAAGCTTGAAGCCCATTAAGACGACCATGACTGAGAGTCGGGTCATCGCCCGCCTGGTTGTATCGATCCCAATCAAGCTCCAGCGCCAGTTCACCCTGCTGGTCGATGACCATGACACTGTCTGTCGACGGCTCATATTGGTAGTCTTCGAATAAGCTGTCACTGAACCATAGGCGTGACAGTGAGTTCATCAGTACCAAATCTTTTTTCGATGGAGATACTTGCGTACTGTCCAATCGAAGAGGCTTATTGAACACAAATGGTAGCTCAGAGCCATGACATGAGCCGCTCACACAGCTGATCGTTTTCAGCAAATCACCGAGGCTCATTTCGCCTTCTTGACCATTGGTGTTATACGCCCATACGTTAAAACTTGGCTTGTAATCAAAGTGGTAGAGGCTCACTGGCTGTTGAGACTCCTGCGCCTTTTGACGAGCAGGTCCCATAAACATCATGTCATTCATCAGCGTGTTAAACTGAGCCATGTTCTTCACCGCGAGTAGTAAGTCATTTTCGCGATGTGGGGCAAAGTCATTGAAAGCCATAATCTGAGACGTCTGTTCACTATTTCCCAGCCCAAAGAACAAGTGATTAACCGCTTCATAAGCCGTAGCAGGTAAGCTTGGTAGCTCAATCGCTGACTGAGGACGATCTTCTTCTTGCTGTAGCATCTGAGTTAAAGCCGTTACGTTTGCTTCATCTTGTAACCAGGTTTGCAGTGTGTCTGTCAGCTCAACAGGCGTCATCATTTCCAAAGACTCAGGTTGCGACTCTTGCACCAACTCTAAGATTTTAGGGATCAGAAACGTCAGTCTCGGTAACATCGTCATCGTATTGGCGTCATCATCATTCACCCCAATGACCGTCGGCACCGCAAAGTCCTCAGAAAATGGCTGAGCAGCGTATTCACTACAAGAGACAAACCCCATATTCTCGCAAGCCATGTAAGGTGAAAATGGCATAAATTGGGCTATCGGTGTACGCTCAGCACTCGTGCCTAATGGGTCAATACTTTGAGTCAACCAGCCCGTCAGGCGATTCACAGGATTGAGGACTTCTTTTTGTGCGGCAAGGACTTCTTCCGTTGACGCGTCTTTTAAATCTAAGCCGTTGTCCTGACTCTTCGCACTTTTATAACTGCGATACTCAAAACCGTAAGGGTTACTTTGCATGATCGCGCGCTGGAAATAGTGGTTTGGTAGCTCACCGTTCAACATTTGTTGCTGAAGCAAACCAATCGACATCGCGCCCGCGCCCTGCCCCATAATCGTCACGTTGTTTGAGTCACCACCAAAGTCACCGATATACTCTTGTACCCACTCTAACGCTCGAGCTTGATCGCCAAGGCCATAGTTGCCATCGACACCTTCACCTTTCACCCAATGGCTGCCCAAAGCGCCCAAGCGGTAGTTCAGCGTTACCATGATAAATGGGGTATTATCGTCGATACCTTGAGCCACCACAGTGTCACCATGAACCAAAGGTTCAGAGCCTGCACCATACTCAAAATCACCGCCGTGTAAAAAGACATAAACAGGGAGACTGTCTCCCGATTGAGTCTCTGCTGGTCGCCACACATTGAGATTTAGACAGTCTTCATTTTGTGGTTGAGTGGTTTTTTTCAGCTGTGGGCACGCGGCGCCAAACTGAGTCGCATCGACGTCACCTTCTAGTGACTGAACCTGACTGTGTTCAAAACGTTCAGCGGAAGCAAAAGTAATCCCCTTAATCACTTCAATACTTTCCAGTTTCTCTTCACCAGACAATGTTCTAATCACTACTGACTCTTGCATGGCATGAACATTGGCGTAACCAAGGTCAACCATCACGGGTTGAGCAGGCTCAGGCTTGAGCGGCGTTGGCTCTACCGGACCTGTCAGTTCATCAGAGCTCTCATTGCTACAAGCAGAAAGTAGCAGGGCGATGGACGCAGCGATAAGTTTAGGCTGTATAGACATGTAGTTGCTCACTTATAATTAATATCTAAATTCTGTTATTTAGCTCAAGCAAGCCTTTCCTTTTGCTAACCCACTTCTTGTGACTGTTTGTGCTGACTTGTGATGAATTATAGGGAGATAGTCGACAACGCAGTAATCGCGTTTGACGGACGCTATCCACTCAATCCCGTTTTCTTTAGAAGCCACTGCCTAGTGTGATATAGAAAGCGCCTTCATCATCACTGCGTGCAATATCGACGCCCATATGAAGGCCATAGCGACGCGCTATCTGGTATCGAAAGCCTGCACCATAGGCACCAACGCTCTGATTATCAGAATATTGACTATCCATTTTAGCGACCCCTGCTCCATAGAACGCCGAGACTTTCCAGCGATGATCAATGTCATAGGTCACCTGCGTTTGTGCGGTCGCAACCTGGTCACCTTGATAACGAAAAGATGAGACACCACGCAGTTTAATGTAGGGCTTTGTCGTCGGCGCAACAAACTCATCCTTAGTGTCGAACTTGTCGTAATTACCTGCAAACCCCAATGTCCATTTATCATTGAGCGGGACATACCCCTCGCCGGCCACATTCCACTTGGTGTAATTGGAGTCACTGCCCAGTTTTGAGTCATACACCATGTATTCACTGCTCACCTTGTAGCCATCGGTAGGATAAAACAGATTATTGCGAGTATCGTATTCAGCCAGCAGCCCTAAACCCGAAGTCACCTCTTTATTGCCTATTGTAAGATCCAGTAATTTACTAACCACCGTATTATCCGACTCAACCGTGGTATAAGAAGCCAACTGCTTCACCCCCAACATCAAGGGCGTTTTAGCAATGCGAAATTGCAGCTGCTGGAGCATTGCGACACCAGAAGTTTGTGTATTAAAACTAAAGGTATCCTGAATAGGAGGTAATACAGGCCCAAAGCCGGGAAAATCAATATCTTGATAAATATTAAGGTTCATCTGACCGCCACCTACTCCACCGATGTAGCGGATAGTATCGCCATGCCATGTATGGCGGTGGCCTGCAAATGCGAACCAAGAACCATTTTGTGTGCCTGCAGCCCCTACTGCGGTTATCGCAGCAGGCATCAGCTGCGCACCACCATCTAAAGAGGTCAGTGCAGCCTGTTTTCGCTGCTGCTTTTGCTCTTCGGTTTCATGCATAAAGACGCCAACCAAACCACCACCGTAGCCTACCGCGGGTTCAGTAATCACAATGGGCACAGGAAGAAAGCCCACTGCGTTCTCTGCGATATGATGCCCCATATCAAATTGACCATCTGCGTCATCAAAAAACGACCCAAGACTTGGAGTGGATAGCACTGCGCAGCTCACTGCCAACGCCGATAAAGAAGTTATATTTCGCATTATATTGCCTTTTATTCATGTCAGAGTTACCTCTGATAAAAAGCATCCATGCTCGAATCGGTTACCCTAAGTTAGGGCTGATTAAAATTACTTGCCGTGGTTGATAATGGCCCAGCGAGGAACCACCATTTGCTTTTGAATCGATAGGTGGCGGATATAAACAATCAAGCCAGCTGAAAGGAGCGCACCAATCTGAGAATACTGTGGGGCGAAAGACAGAACTAAGCTGTAAGTCAAGCATCCCAACGCAACCGGGATGGCGTATAACTCTTTAGTGAGTAATAAAGATGGGCGCTGAAGCAGAACATCTCTTACGATCCCCCCACCTACCGCGGTGATGGTTCCAAGAATGACTGGAGCCACTGGTAACCCAAACCCCATTGACCATGCTTTATAAGTACCTTGCACAGCAAACATCGCAATCGCGAGTGTGTCGATATAGAGATACACCTTATTGATGCTTTTCAATTGCATTAAAGGAAAAAAGGAAAAACCAAATACACTCGCCGCACACGCAATCGTGATATACGAGATATCGATAGACCAAAAAACCGGTGCATCTAAGATGCAGTCTCGTATTGTTCCACCACCAACCGCAGTGATAATACCGAGAACAATGACCGTAAAAATATCGACCTTTTTGTCTAGGGCGGCTAATACCGCTGAAAGGGCAAAAGCGGCCGTACCAAGTATGGTTATCGATTCGATGACGAATTCACCAGTAGACATATAAGTTGCTCCAAAAATACAGGGGAAGTTGATGGAATGATTTTATCGCGGGGTCACTTTCTCTCTAACTCGCATATGCAGGACATCATCAGCCCTTCTTGAAATAGGCGATATTTGAGCCAAAAAAAAGAGCGTCATTTCTGACGCTCTCACTAGTACTTTTATTACTGGCCTTTACATCTACTTCACGCTATTGCGAATGGCTTTACCTGGGTAGACTCCCTTCAATACTTTTGAGTCTTCGACAACGACAGTTCCGTTAACGACAACATAAGGGATACCTGTCGCTGGCAAGCCTGGCTCCTTCAGAGTTGAGTTATCTTGTACTGTCGCAGGGTCAAACATGGTGATGTCTGCGTCAGCACCCACTTGAAGACGACCTTTTTTACTCATTTGATCAACACCATTTTCCTCTAGGAATTTGGCTGGCATGTAAGACATTTTTGAGATAGCGGTCATGAGTGGCATCAAACTCTCTTCACGTACCATTTTCAATACACGTGCCTGAGTTCCCGCTGCTCTTGGGTGTCCTTGCAAACCTTCATATGGCGTATTCCAGCTGTAAGCCATCATGCCATTGGATGTCATCAACGGAAATGAGTCACTACCAATGATTGTGGACTCATGAGACAACGCATTTTTCAAGTCTTCGTTCGTTGCACCATAGAACATCACACTCGCACCTGGATTCTCTTTCAGTAACTGCTCATAACGCTCTTTGGTTAGCGGTTTCATTGTCTCTGTTTCAATGATGTCAGAATAATCACGTCCCATATTACGCTGATAGTTTTCAGGATCTAGATAATCTGCGGCAGCAATGGTGGCGCCAAAATTATAAGGATAGATTTCCGCCATTACGCGATACCCTTTTTGTCTAGCATCATCAAGCATTTTTAGCGCTTCCGGCGTTTCATTAAGTGTTTGCTGATGCATATGCTGAACCAGCAAACCACCGCCATATACGCCTACGTTCGACAGCATTTCTTGCACGCTCAACAAACCAGAGGTCGGTGGCAGTTGACTTGAGAAACGACCGTGAAGATACGTGGACACACCGTATTCACCAGCTAAGCGTTGCCACTCTTTCGTTTCAATCATTGTTGTTGCTTTTGACATGTAACCCACTGGTACGCCAATACCAAGACCACCAGCACTCAACTCCTGATCGACTAACTCAGTGATCCGCTCAATCTGCTCTGAGCTCGCAATATCGGTCAAGGCTACGGAGTTAATCTTAGACGCTTTCATTTCTTCAGCATCAAACAGATCATTAACCATGGTACCCGTACGAGACTGGTAATCCTTGTTAAGCACCTTTGTACGTATACCCGCTGCTGACACGCTGGCACCAAAGTTAGTTTGTGAACGACCTTCCAGACGTGCGTACCAGTTGCTTACCGGATAGGCACCAACTTCCAACGCGAGTGGTGTCGTCACACCATTACGTAGTTGCAATTTTTGCATAACAGGAATAGCGACAACGTGAGAGTGCGTATCGATAAAACCAGGGGCAACAACCAAGCCACTCGCATCAATGACTTTATCACCCGTGATCGCTTTGTCAGTGATCTCTGCAATTTGGCCGTTCTCGATCGCTACGTTAGCCACTTTATCCATGCCAGTTTCAGGATCCATCACACGACCATTCATAATGACGAGATCGTAGGCAAAAACGCTCGGCGATAAGGCAACCATTAATGCCAAAGCGGTTTTCTTCAATGTGTTAGTAGAGGTAACTTTCTTCATATTTTGTTTCCTGCATCAATTTAAAAATCAGTAAATAGTAAAAGCGACTTGCTTTCTCTGATGGTTATTATTGACGACTTTCATGCAACTAATAACTCTCACATGACGGATCAAATCCTTCAAAAAACTAACTATCAAAGTAGGCAGTAGGAAGCAAAAAAATATTACAATTTAAATATCAGTCTGTTATAGACAAAAAGCAGCCAGTCACAAAATTGTGAAGAGGCTGCTTTTCTAAGTAGGTGAGTCTAAAAGTAGAATTTATAATTTGCCCAAACCACCGTGTCTGAGATGTCGATCGATTGACTCGCCGACCTCATATACCCCGAGGTGTTATCCACTCTTAACTGACCCCATCGCGTCTTGTCTTTAGAAAATGGCGTTGCGATCATAACTGTTGATTTGAGTAGCGATGTTTCTATCTCTCCGTTTAGATAATTGTACTCCGGCCAAGCTCCAATATAAGTACCATCATCACCCAATGTATACATGGCATAAAATGCCGCCGAAGCACCAAAAGCCTCTTTCTCTGTTACGCCCATCGCAGCCGTTGAATTACTTGAGTATTCACCCGCGAGAACACCTAGTCTTGGAAAAAGTTGTAACCCTTTAACTCCCGCATTAATCGCTGCCACACCACCAACTGAAGCTGACGTGAACATTGAGTTGTCGATAATATCCACACTAAGCGCAGCACGAGGCACAACATTATTACTAGTGGTAAAAACATGAAAATACTGCATACGACTGTCGGAGTAATGACCCTCATTATCCATGGTTCCCTCTACGGTCAACATACCCGTCTGACCATTGTCGAAGTGGAAATCACCGGAAATAGAGCCCTTTAAACTCCCTTGGTTACTAAGACCAAAATACGCTGAAGTACTCGTCTCCGTTAAATCTGAAGGATTAGGAGCATCATCTGCCATTACTGGTGAGATCATCCCGAGAGCGGCAACTGACAGCGCCAGTTGAGTCAATTTATTCATTTTTGCTACCTGTAAGGTTTTAAGTCAATGGTGGCTATTCCTTCAACGAAAGTAGTGGCGGCATCCAGCCCATCGGTCGCTATTTTCACCATTAACTCTACAACCCTAAACTCGCCTATGACGGACGAAATACATCAAAAGTCGACTGTAGTGCCGCTTTGTAAGCTGACTAAACACGGGAAAGAGGGTTGATGAGGATACCATTCGTCATAAGCGATTGTGAGTGGCGCAGAGCTATACCTATGATGAGAGCGGTAACTCACTCAACCCTAGAAGGTTCAATGATGAAAACTGTCTACAAATCTCTACTTTTATGTTTCGCAGCACTCGCGACTACGGCAGGTAACGCGTCTGAAGTGTTAACGTTAACCTGGAAAGATCTCGTTCCTGAAGATCAGCAAGAAATGATTCAGCAAGCGTCAGTACAATTTGTATCCGACCATAGTGGAGAGGCACCAGAACAAAATAAAATAGGTAGCTTTCAAACAGACCTCGCTGGCAAAACCGTTCGTATTCCCGGTTTTGTTATCCCTTTAGAAGGCGACAACGAGAAAACCACCCAATTCTTGCTCGTTCCATATTACGGAGCCTGTATTCACGTCCCACCACCACCGATAAATCAAATAGTCTTCGTTGAAGTACCAGAGGGGACTGCTAACCAAGGACTGTGGGATGTGGTGTATGTGACTGGTACTTTATCTATTGAAGATAAATCTACAGACATAGCGGATTCAGGATATGTGCTACAAGATATTAAAGTTGAGCAGTATGAGGATCAATGAGCTAAAAACCGTTAGACTGTTAACCAGTCCAACCGGGTTTAGTAATTCAAAAGCAAACCTTATTGTCTTCCGACAACAGGTGTCGGGGGACAATAAAGTCTGATCAAAAAACTAAGCTTTTAGCCTTTCAATGACGATACTAATATCTATAGATTGATCATTTTTGTATTAGACTGCACGAACTACAGGTCATAGCTTGACAATAAAGTTTGATCAAAAATTTATACCCGAGTCGCTTAGTGATCACATAGAGACACATCCAAACGTAACGCCCCTATGAGCATTCACCTGTTAGGTCAAACGCATAAAGACCAGTACTAAATATGCCCGTCAAGACTGCAAAACTAAGCCTTAAATTCAAAACTATTGTTCATCAAAATTAGACTATAGAGTTTGAAAGATAATATGTAATTATTCTTTGAATTAAACAATACTGAGGGCATGAAATGGAAAAAACAACCCCGCCTGGAACTGTCTCTTCAGTACTAAAGGTGTTTACTATCGTCTCTGCCTTGGCTGACCAAAAAGAGGCCTGTCTAACTGACCTCTCAAAACAATTGAGAATGTCGAAAGCGACGACCTTGCGTTTTTTACAAACAATGAGAAGTTTAGGATTTGTGCATCAAAAAAGAGGGGAAGAGAAGTACCTATTAACATCGAAGCTATTTGAGCTTGGTTCAAAAGCGCTTGAGCATGTTGATTTAATCGACGCGGCAAACAAGGAAATGACAGTTGTCTGCGGTGCCTTTAATGAAACTGTTCACTTAGGAGCCATTGATGAAGACGCAATTATTTACCTTCACAAAATAGATTCAGACTATCGCTTTCGAATGCATTCAAGAATTGGTCGACGAAACCCTCTCTACAGCACCGCAATTGGCAAGGTTCTCATGAGCTACCTATCTGAGCCCGGAATCAGGAGGCTTCTCGCTACTGTGGAATTCAAAGCTCACACAGACAAAACACTTAAAAATGTTGAGCAACTCCTGGCTGAGCTAGATTGGGTCAAGCATCAACATTATGCGGAAGATATTGAGGAGCAAGAACCGGGGTTACGATGCGTCGCTGTACCTGTGTTTGACCGATTTGGAGAAGCTGTCGCAGCGATTTCAATCTCTTTTCCGACTAATCGATTTGATGAAAAAAGAAAACACGATTACCTCAACTCATTACAACACGCTGCTCGTAACATTTCCAAGAACCTCGGGTATCATCATTACCCTGTATAGTATTTGAGCTTTATAATGATCACACATTTTGAAGAGCCACTCCGAAAAAGAGAGGCTCTCCTAAATGCTAACTAAAGCGATATTCTATTCACCCACTTATCGAGTCTAGAATAGCTATTATCCTCGATAACAACATTCGTCGTTTCTCTACCATCCTCCGGACGAAGGACGATACCCCATGTCGTTGTGTCTTTCTCCCGTGAACCGTCTTGCGTGATTCCGTTTATTATATTTTTTGTCACACGATTACTGCCCTGAACCCCATTGAGCGCAATACCTTCGTATTGTTTTCCATACTTGTTTGTCGGCGTAGGAGAGTCGGCAACAATCGAACCAAGGTTATCGATGCGATTACTGTCTATCACCACATCGTTAGCACGCTCGACACTGATGGGTCTGACTGAGTTTGACACACTATTTTCAGAGATATTGACGTTAGTTGCAGTCCAACCGTCATACACTCTTTTGATACTCAAACCTACAACGACATCGTTCATAACATTGTTTTGCATTTTGATATTATCAGCGCCTCGTTTACTAGTTATGCCATCATAGGCTCTTTCTACGTAGTTATTGACGAGCGTGAAGTGGTCTCCATACTCTCCGGACTCGCCCCCAGCAGAGACATAGATTGCTGCATCACGAACGCCAAAGAAGCTGTTGTTTCTAATGATTGCCTTTAGTGCTCCCGTCATGAGAATTCCACTATCTCCACCCGCTAAGTAGTAAGGATCCGTATCATTTTGAGTGCCTATGAAAACAATATTCTCTATGAGTAGTTCATTTAGTTTGCTCTTACCTGAGCTTGTCGCACCACGAATTGAGAGCGCATCTGCTGTCTGCTTTGTTCCTTCTCTTCCTTCCGGGGTCTTATGACGAAGAGGAACAACAGTAGAAACCTTGGCTTTTGACATATTGAACGTGCCACCAGTCCAATCAAAATTTGCTAGCACGCTCGCACCACTACACACATCTGATTTTGATGAATGCGTATCGAAACTAAACATATCTCCATCCAACTGCTCGGTAGCAATAAAACGAGCCTCACTAGCGTCTACTTTAAGATCGTTTCTCAAGTAGATTTTTGTATCTTGGCTAATGTAATAGGTCCCCGTAAGTACCAACTCAGAACCAGTATTCGTGGCTTGCTGGAGCGCGGCTTGGAGTTTACTTGTATCACCTTTGGGGTTTATCGGAGTGGAAGTACAGTCTTCTGCGACTGCTGCGCTAGATACCAAGGATAGAATGAGGAAGGAAAGCTTTTTTGACAAATGATTGCAGTTCATAAATTTCTCTTGTTTTGTTTCAGTTATTGTTTAAATGAGCACTCTATTAGAGTTATAAAACTAAGGCGTCTGCCCTAGCGAGTTAATTAATCATTTGATGTAAATGGGGATCCAACAAGGTAATTTATTGCCCGTAGTCACGTCATCATTTGCCTGTAATATTCGACTCCTAAAAGTAAGAAATTAATGATAGTTCTCTATAAACTAAAAAACCCTTAACGAGAATTAACTCATTAAGGGTATGGTATCATCTTATTTATTAGGCGATTGCTGACGCTTTTGTGACTTTAGTGCTTTCAAGTTTACGTTCAGACCTAACTAACAAGGTACCGATCAGAGCGAGAATCGCAGCGATAATGACAAACAGCATTCTTCCCCACAATGGGTTTGGTACTAGAGTCAGGCAGAGAATAAAGACAGACGCAATAAGTACCATCTTACCAAGCACACTGTTCTGCTTATTATCCATCGCAACACTTTCTGGGCAGTCTTCAACGACAACTTCTGTGTCCACATTGGTAAAGAACTGTTTAACTTCAGCTTCTCGTTGTGCTGGCAGCCCCTTGTAGAAGAACTGTGAACAAACAAAGAATGGTAGTGTAATCGACATGTGTCCGATCAAACCTAGCGTTACCGATTTCATCTCTGTATATTCACGTGACGTCAGCGGTTGCTCTAAACCCAGAATCGATTGCAGCGCTTCCGGTGTTAGAACAAAGGCGATAAACCCTGATACACACATACCTACGATCACGGTACCCCAGCCTGCCCAATCAGGTGTTTTCCTAACAAAGAAACACATGATCGAAGGAATGAGGATCGGGAAGCCGATAAGCGTGCTCACCAACATCGTTAAATCAAACAGACCAAACTCTCTCAATGATGTTAGGAAAAGCGCTGCAACAATAATGACGATACCAAACAGAGCCGTTAGTAGCTTACTCACAAAGATTAGGTGTGACTCAGAGTGGTTTTTACAGAAGTATGGTTGATAAACACTCTTCAGAATAATACCTGCATTGCGGTTTAACGCTGAGTCCATCGAAGACATGGTTGCAGCAAACATCGCAGCAAGCATCAAGCCAACCATACCTACAGGCATTTCACGACTAACGAACATAAAGTAGGTCGCGTCAGCCACTTTGTGACCTAGACCAGCCAAGCCCCATGTACTTGTATCTGGGTAATGTGCAGCTACATACCACGCAGGCACAAACCAAAGTAATGGGCCAATAAGCATTAACGTACCCGCTAAGATCGCTGCTTTACGAGCGTTTTTGGTATCTTTTGCCGCAATATAACGGTAGGAGTCAACCATATTGTTGGTGCTAAAGAACTGTTTAATAAACATGAAGATAAACCAGCCAACAAACAAGTAAGCGTGGTTGTACCCGTCTCCAATAAATGGCTGTTCAGGAAGACCGGCCTCAAGAAGTGGTGTCAAACCACCAGACTTCCAAATCGCGACTGCGCCCGTGACTAACGTCATAGTTGTCAAGATGATCATCTGCATGAAGTCTGACGCAATCACCGCCCAGCTGCCACCAACGAGAGACATGAACAACACCACTGAACCAGCAACAATAATTGTTAGCTCTAGCGGCAATCCAATTACAGCACTAGTAAACACAGCCAGTGCATTAATCCAAATCGCAGCCTGGAGAACACTCAGTGGAACATTTGCCCATGTGAAAACTTGCTCGTTCACTGGACCAAGTCGCATACGAACACCTTCCAATGGTGTGTCTACTCGCATCTGACGTGCTTTTGCTGCAAAAAACAAATAGTTACACAGGTAACCAAGAGCGTTTGCATAAAAAACGGTTGTCGCTACTGCAAATCCACCTGTTAGTGCCTTACCCATGTGGCCAGTAAACGTCATGGCACTAACTGCTGTCATGAATGATGTGGAACCCACCATCCACCAGAGCATTTTACCGCCCCCACGAAAATAATCACTTGTGGAGTTACTGAAGGATTTGAATAAGACCCCAATTGCCACAAGGAAGCCAAAGTAAACCAGTACGATTGCTATATCAACCATGTTTCTTCCCTTTCATTATTTTATTTCAACGTAATTTATTCTAATTTGCTCGTTCTACCCGAACATTAATCACAATCTCACCTGAATAGATAAGTGACAAAAGAATGTAGAATAAAAAGTCTATTCCATCTATTCATGAGTCACCAATTCTTCATTTGAGAAATAATTTCACAATCAATTAAAACCAACATAGTAAAGTTACAATCTATACCGACTTAGTGAAATGATAATCTTTGGTAATTTTGAGGGCAAAATTTGCATAGTGTGTGAGTTAAAATAACTGAGAATTGATCGCGTTACTGGATGAGCAATCCACGTCGGTTAAAAAGGTAATCACCAAGATGCTCCCCCTCTAAGATCTCTCAATGCTCGAAAAAAGAGCCCGTCATGGATGACGGGCTCACCGATTTAACTCATTGGGTAAAACTACCCTAGTGACTTCATGTACAGCGCTAGCACTTCATCAGGGGTCATGCTGACAGGATTTCCA is a genomic window of Vibrio sp. CB1-14 containing:
- a CDS encoding right-handed parallel beta-helix repeat-containing protein codes for the protein MNCNHLSKKLSFLILSLVSSAAVAEDCTSTPINPKGDTSKLQAALQQATNTGSELVLTGTYYISQDTKIYLRNDLKVDASEARFIATEQLDGDMFSFDTHSSKSDVCSGASVLANFDWTGGTFNMSKAKVSTVVPLRHKTPEGREGTKQTADALSIRGATSSGKSKLNELLIENIVFIGTQNDTDPYYLAGGDSGILMTGALKAIIRNNSFFGVRDAAIYVSAGGESGEYGDHFTLVNNYVERAYDGITSKRGADNIKMQNNVMNDVVVGLSIKRVYDGWTATNVNISENSVSNSVRPISVERANDVVIDSNRIDNLGSIVADSPTPTNKYGKQYEGIALNGVQGSNRVTKNIINGITQDGSREKDTTTWGIVLRPEDGRETTNVVIEDNSYSRLDKWVNRISL
- a CDS encoding sodium:solute symporter family transporter; translated protein: MVDIAIVLVYFGFLVAIGVLFKSFSNSTSDYFRGGGKMLWWMVGSTSFMTAVSAMTFTGHMGKALTGGFAVATTVFYANALGYLCNYLFFAAKARQMRVDTPLEGVRMRLGPVNEQVFTWANVPLSVLQAAIWINALAVFTSAVIGLPLELTIIVAGSVVLFMSLVGGSWAVIASDFMQMIILTTMTLVTGAVAIWKSGGLTPLLEAGLPEQPFIGDGYNHAYLFVGWFIFMFIKQFFSTNNMVDSYRYIAAKDTKNARKAAILAGTLMLIGPLLWFVPAWYVAAHYPDTSTWGLAGLGHKVADATYFMFVSREMPVGMVGLMLAAMFAATMSSMDSALNRNAGIILKSVYQPYFCKNHSESHLIFVSKLLTALFGIVIIVAALFLTSLREFGLFDLTMLVSTLIGFPILIPSIMCFFVRKTPDWAGWGTVIVGMCVSGFIAFVLTPEALQSILGLEQPLTSREYTEMKSVTLGLIGHMSITLPFFVCSQFFYKGLPAQREAEVKQFFTNVDTEVVVEDCPESVAMDNKQNSVLGKMVLIASVFILCLTLVPNPLWGRMLFVIIAAILALIGTLLVRSERKLESTKVTKASAIA
- the kdgR gene encoding DNA-binding transcriptional regulator KdgR; its protein translation is MEKTTPPGTVSSVLKVFTIVSALADQKEACLTDLSKQLRMSKATTLRFLQTMRSLGFVHQKRGEEKYLLTSKLFELGSKALEHVDLIDAANKEMTVVCGAFNETVHLGAIDEDAIIYLHKIDSDYRFRMHSRIGRRNPLYSTAIGKVLMSYLSEPGIRRLLATVEFKAHTDKTLKNVEQLLAELDWVKHQHYAEDIEEQEPGLRCVAVPVFDRFGEAVAAISISFPTNRFDEKRKHDYLNSLQHAARNISKNLGYHHYPV